One stretch of Chryseobacterium sp. LJ668 DNA includes these proteins:
- a CDS encoding DUF2147 domain-containing protein, translated as MKKLLATSVLSLFSVMSFAQIEGKWKTIDDETKQAKSIVEIWKKSDGKYYGKVSQLLIKPANPNCVGCKDDRKGKPILGMEIIRGLEKDGAEFTDGTITDPKTGKTYKCTITRTGDKLNVRGYMGVSLLGRTQVWQKVN; from the coding sequence ATGAAAAAATTATTAGCAACATCCGTACTTTCTCTATTCAGTGTTATGTCTTTTGCACAGATCGAAGGTAAATGGAAAACAATTGATGATGAAACAAAACAGGCAAAATCTATCGTTGAAATCTGGAAAAAATCTGACGGTAAATATTATGGTAAAGTTTCTCAGCTTTTAATTAAACCCGCAAACCCGAATTGTGTAGGCTGTAAAGATGACCGTAAAGGCAAACCGATTTTAGGTATGGAAATCATCAGAGGTTTGGAAAAAGATGGCGCTGAATTTACAGATGGTACAATTACAGACCCAAAAACAGGAAAAACATACAAATGTACCATCACGAGAACCGGTGATAAACTGAATGTGAGAGGTTACATGGGTGTTTCATTATTAGGCAGAACGCAGGTTTGGCAGAAAGTCAACTAA
- a CDS encoding pyruvate dehydrogenase complex E1 component subunit beta, with translation MAEYTFREVIAQAMSEEMRKDESIFLMGEEVADYNGAYKASKGMLDEFGAKRVIDTPIAELGFTGIAVGAAMNGNRPIVEYMTFNFALVGIDQIINNAAKIRQMSGGQWNCPIVFRGPTASAGQLGATHSQAFENWFANVPGLKVVVPSNPYDAKGLLKTAIQDNDPVIFMESEQMYGDKMEIPEEEYYLPIGKAEVKREGTDVTLVSFGKIMKLAIQAAEDMAKEGISVEVIDLRTVRPLDFDTVLTSVKKTNRLVILEEAWPFGSVSSEITYMVQQKAFDYLDAPIKRITTPDAPAPYSAALFADWFPKLEKVKEEIKKAMYIKS, from the coding sequence ATGGCAGAATATACTTTTCGTGAAGTGATTGCGCAGGCAATGAGTGAGGAAATGCGTAAAGACGAATCCATTTTTCTGATGGGAGAAGAAGTAGCAGATTATAATGGTGCATACAAAGCTTCTAAAGGAATGTTGGATGAGTTTGGTGCTAAACGTGTAATCGATACACCTATTGCAGAACTTGGTTTTACAGGTATCGCAGTGGGTGCTGCAATGAATGGTAACAGACCGATTGTAGAATATATGACCTTCAACTTTGCGCTTGTCGGGATCGATCAGATCATCAACAATGCTGCAAAAATCCGTCAGATGAGTGGAGGTCAGTGGAACTGTCCGATTGTGTTCAGAGGTCCTACAGCTTCAGCAGGTCAGCTAGGAGCAACGCACTCGCAGGCTTTTGAAAACTGGTTCGCCAATGTACCGGGCCTTAAAGTGGTCGTACCTTCAAACCCTTATGATGCGAAGGGATTATTAAAAACTGCAATTCAGGATAACGATCCTGTAATTTTCATGGAATCTGAACAGATGTACGGAGACAAAATGGAAATTCCTGAAGAAGAATATTATTTGCCAATAGGAAAAGCTGAGGTAAAAAGAGAAGGCACAGATGTAACATTGGTTTCTTTCGGGAAAATCATGAAATTAGCGATTCAGGCAGCTGAAGACATGGCTAAAGAAGGTATTTCTGTTGAAGTAATCGATCTGAGAACGGTTCGCCCTTTAGATTTTGATACTGTTTTGACATCAGTAAAGAAAACAAACAGACTAGTAATTTTAGAAGAAGCCTGGCCGTTTGGTTCTGTATCTTCAGAAATTACTTATATGGTACAACAGAAAGCATTTGATTATTTAGATGCTCCGATTAAGAGAATTACGACTCCTGATGCTCCTGCGCCTTATTCAGCAGCATTATTTGCAGACTGGTTTCCTAAACTTGAAAAAGTAAAAGAAGAAATCAAAAAAGCAATGTACATTAAATCATAG
- a CDS encoding KUP/HAK/KT family potassium transporter: protein MADVVGGSHHIDLKKLSFVGVLVSLGIVFGDIGTSPLYVMKAIVNAREEGATMPFDQYIEGALSCIIWTLTLQTTLKYVIIALRADNKGEGGILALYSLVKKLKKKWLYVVAIIGASTLVADSVITPSLTVMSAIEGLKIYNPETPVVVITIFILFIVFVVQQFGTASIGKLFGPIMVTWFLALGAFGSIHIVDNFEILRAFNPIYAYNLITHSPSAIVIMGAVFLCTTGAEALYSDLGHCGAKNIRVSWIFVKLMLILNYLGQGAWLLTNYKQVFSGVNPFFGIMPEWAVLPGVILATLAAIIASQAVITGSFTMFSEAMSISFWPNQHIEYPSGIKGQMYIPRINWGLMALCFGVVIFFKESGKMEAAYGLTITITMLMTTILLIYWLSRSRVNRFFIIGFGMIYIFLESGFFYANVIKFMDGGWLTMVLGGFIAVCMYSWYNGRLIKANFINFVKIDKYVSIIKDMKLDETIPKYCTNLAYLSRAKRNDEIEAKIIYSIIKKQPKRADHYFILSIINQEDPYTFKYSVDEILPGTIYKVNFLLGFKVDRRINDYFNMVLKDLMAEGTIPSRSSHPSLRSHNIPPDLKYVIIDNTYINDILLTVKQKITLSLYNFVKYIGSDDFKAWGVTMHNVEVESAPLTEETISANRIEQSNFMRHNF, encoded by the coding sequence ATGGCAGACGTTGTAGGTGGAAGTCACCACATAGACCTTAAAAAACTTTCATTTGTGGGAGTTCTTGTTTCACTCGGAATCGTTTTCGGTGATATTGGTACTTCACCGCTTTACGTAATGAAAGCAATTGTAAATGCGCGAGAAGAAGGAGCTACAATGCCTTTTGATCAGTATATTGAAGGTGCATTATCATGTATCATCTGGACGTTAACGCTACAAACAACCCTGAAATATGTGATTATCGCACTTCGGGCAGACAATAAGGGTGAAGGTGGTATTCTGGCTCTTTATTCTTTAGTGAAAAAGCTCAAGAAAAAGTGGCTCTATGTCGTCGCTATTATTGGTGCATCAACTTTGGTTGCCGACAGTGTAATAACGCCGTCACTTACTGTGATGTCAGCCATTGAAGGTCTTAAAATCTACAATCCCGAAACTCCTGTTGTAGTCATCACTATTTTTATCCTATTTATCGTATTTGTTGTTCAGCAATTTGGTACGGCTTCTATTGGTAAGCTCTTTGGACCAATCATGGTGACCTGGTTTCTTGCATTAGGAGCTTTCGGATCGATTCATATCGTTGATAATTTTGAAATTTTAAGAGCATTCAATCCTATTTATGCTTATAATCTGATTACACATTCACCAAGTGCAATAGTAATCATGGGAGCTGTTTTCCTTTGTACAACAGGGGCAGAAGCATTATATTCAGACTTAGGGCATTGTGGTGCAAAAAACATCAGAGTAAGCTGGATTTTTGTCAAATTAATGTTGATCCTTAATTATTTAGGTCAGGGAGCATGGCTTTTAACCAATTACAAACAGGTATTCTCGGGCGTTAATCCTTTTTTCGGAATTATGCCGGAATGGGCAGTTTTACCGGGAGTTATTTTAGCAACTTTAGCAGCAATTATTGCAAGTCAGGCGGTAATTACAGGCTCATTTACCATGTTCTCAGAAGCAATGTCTATTTCATTTTGGCCAAATCAACATATCGAATATCCTTCGGGAATAAAAGGGCAAATGTATATCCCAAGAATTAACTGGGGATTGATGGCTCTATGTTTTGGTGTCGTTATTTTCTTTAAAGAATCGGGTAAGATGGAAGCTGCGTATGGCTTGACGATCACCATAACGATGTTGATGACGACTATTTTATTGATCTATTGGTTGAGCAGAAGCAGGGTGAATAGATTTTTTATCATCGGTTTCGGAATGATTTATATCTTCTTAGAATCAGGATTTTTCTATGCAAATGTCATCAAATTTATGGACGGTGGCTGGCTGACAATGGTATTGGGCGGATTCATAGCAGTCTGTATGTACTCATGGTATAATGGCAGATTAATTAAAGCCAACTTTATTAATTTTGTTAAAATAGATAAATATGTTTCTATTATTAAAGACATGAAGCTGGATGAAACCATCCCGAAATACTGTACGAATTTAGCCTATTTGAGCCGTGCAAAAAGAAATGATGAGATAGAAGCTAAAATTATTTATTCAATTATTAAAAAACAACCGAAAAGAGCCGATCATTATTTCATATTGAGTATCATTAATCAGGAAGATCCCTACACATTCAAATACAGTGTTGATGAGATTTTACCTGGAACGATCTATAAAGTTAATTTTCTTTTAGGATTTAAAGTTGATAGAAGAATCAATGATTATTTCAACATGGTTCTAAAAGATTTGATGGCGGAAGGTACTATTCCTTCACGAAGCAGTCATCCGTCTTTGAGATCACACAACATCCCGCCGGATCTGAAATATGTGATTATTGATAACACCTATATCAACGATATTCTTTTGACGGTAAAGCAGAAAATCACCCTTAGTTTATACAATTTTGTAAAGTATATCGGTAGTGACGATTTTAAAGCGTGGGGGGTTACAATGCACAACGTAGAAGTAGAATCCGCACCTTTGACAGAAGAAACAATCTCTGCCAACCGCATCGAGCAGTCCAATTTTATGCGTCATAATTTTTAG